Proteins encoded within one genomic window of Panicum virgatum strain AP13 chromosome 1N, P.virgatum_v5, whole genome shotgun sequence:
- the LOC120655601 gene encoding uncharacterized protein LOC120655601, producing the protein MGAEAAAAASSKQHGTVSGGRERRAERRACRSLSIRAKLNQGVLRPAACGGIQRRRAHCIHDQRQAYRRDKTALASGSEQAGKKPAAQQAAAVRFRQRASNALGSNNCASQHLNFSSRGAEAAAASSSMAWEAVVVLRGGSSASSSNWCGTSDGVR; encoded by the exons ATGGGcgcggaggcggcagcggcggctagcAGCAAGCAGCATGGCACGGtgagcggcggccgcgagcgacGGGCGGAGCGGCGAGCTTGCAGGAGCCTGTCGATTCGTGCCAAGCTAAATCAGGGCGTGCTGCGAccagcggcgtgcggcggcatcCAACGCCGGCGGGCGCACTGCATCCACGACCAGCGGCAGGCGTACAGGCGAGACAAGACAGCGTTGGCCAGCGGCAGTGAGCAAGCTGGGAAAAAGCCAGCAGCGCAGCAAGCAGCGGCCGTGAGATTCCGGCAGCGAGCAAGCAACGCGCTGGGATCCAATAATTGCGCTTCGCAGCATCTAAATTTTAG TTCGCGGGGCGCGGAAGCTGCAGCGGCGTCGAGCAGCATGGCGTGGGAGGCTGTGGTGGTGTTGCGAGGCggctcgtcggcgtcctcgagcAACTGGTGCGGCACCAGCGATGGAGTGCGGTAG